The Bradysia coprophila strain Holo2 unplaced genomic scaffold, BU_Bcop_v1 contig_151, whole genome shotgun sequence genome contains a region encoding:
- the LOC119074839 gene encoding zinc finger protein 391-like isoform X1, with product MENICSVCFSAAELYQISGFTLPMCLKCSEQFTTKGITINSLNFYQTLQQQPVTATITSQQINSVTVPITVQLSASTTNQPTNLSRATDMNTDSQSSTSSHDAPINIKQEAIGLADELEKSLQNGDSELQGEEGTCGLCAKTFSRKSSLLSHMRNHSIDRKFICSYCQKGFTQAANLRNHERIHRNERPYVCNECGKAFTQVTNLNNHTRLHTGERPFVCIEANCGRSFAQVTNLNNHMKTHHKIQQYVCNQCPKKFTQVTSLNQHLLVHSGIRGYFCPHCPDKTFKQQSHLSQHMKTHGVYPFKCNHCDEKFFQVSHLTQHMKTHDEFKFKCNVCFSAFNQESMLRKHMQKHTDDSRHLLCPIPSCSEMFADKDLLTKHLETDHAKIDAVQQQVPVKRVYAGKYNCYFEGCNEYFDDAEKLNEHLISTHALLHKDLEARSKMNLMFLEQIKNQMTEQYVASLGAAVHQPHNSIIMGNKPRPLNNDGPAVMVEYATINGKINENDFKTIYFSQEKKPKIHDGQVRLS from the exons atggaaaatatatGCAGCGTCTGTTTTTCGGCCGCTGAA CTATATCAAATATCTGGTTTCACTTTGCCGATGTGCTTAAAATGTTCAgaacaatttacgacaaagGGAATTACGATTAACTCATTGAACTTTTATCAAACTCTTCAACAACAACCAGTGACGGCAACTATTACAAGTCAACAAATAAACAGTGTGACTGTTCCAATAACCGTTCAGCTGAGCGCGTCCACTACGAATCAACCAACAAATTTATCTCGTGCCACCGACATGAACACAGACTCTCAATCATCGACATCGTCTCACGATGCACCCATTAACATTAAGCAGGAAGCGATTGGCCTAGCCGACGAACTGGAAAAATCGCTACAGAACGGAGAT AGTGAATTACAGGGAGAGGAAGGAACGTGCGGACTGTGTGCCAAAACATTCTCCAGAAAATCATCTCTTCTCTCACACATGAGAAATCATTCGATAGACCGTAAGTTTATCTGTTCATACTGTCAGAAAGGATTCACGCAGGCCGCCAATCTTCGCAATCATGAACGAATTCACCGAAACGAAAG GCCATATGTGTGCAATGAGTGCGGAAAGGCGTTTACTCAAGTGACCAATTTAAATAACCACACACGACTGCATACCGGCGAG AGACCATTCGTCTGTATAGAAGCCAACTGTGGCCGATCATTCGCGCAGGTAACTAATCTAAACAACCACATGAAAACTCATCATAAAATTCAACAGTACGTTTGCAACCAATGCCCGAAAAAATTTACTCAG GTCACATCATTAAATCAACATTTACTCGTTCACAGTGGCATACGCGGCTATTTTTGTCCGCATTGTCCCGATAAAACGTTTAAACAG caaAGCCATTTATCTCAACACATGAAAACCCATGGTGTGTATCCGTTCAAATGCAACCACTgtgatgaaaagtttttccaaGTGTCCCATTTAACGCAGCATATGAAAACGCACGacgaattcaaattcaaatgcaACGTGTGCTTTAGTGCCTTCAATCAGGAATCGATGCTGCGAAAACACATGCAAAAGCATACCGATGACAG CAGGCACTTGTTATGTCCAATTCCATCTTGTAGCGAAATGTTCGCCGACAAGGACTTATTGACCAAGCATCTGGAAACGGATCATGCCAAAATCGATGCGGTCCAGCAACAAGTCCCAGTGAAGCGGGTCTACGCTGGTAAATACAATTGTTACTTTGAAGGTTGTAACGAATATTTCGATGATGCGGAA AAACTCAACGAACATTTAATCAGCACACACGCACTGCTGCACAAAGATCTGGAAGCTCGAAGTAAAATGAATCTAATGTTTCTGGAACAAATTAAGAATCAAATGACCGAACAATATGTGGCCTCACTGGGTGCCGCTGTACATCAACCGCATAACAGTATTATTATGGGTAACAAACCGAGACCGCTGAACAATGACGGACCGGCAGTGATGGTAGAATATGCAACAATAAATggtaaaatcaatgaaaatgattttaagaCGATCTACTTTTCGCAGgagaaaaaaccgaaaattcatGACGGTCAAGTAAGATTAAGTTAA
- the LOC119074839 gene encoding zinc finger protein 184-like isoform X6: protein MENICSVCFSAAELYQISGFTLPMCLKCSEQFTTKGITINSLNFYQTLQQQPVTATITSQQINSVTVPITVQLSASTTNQPTNLSRATDMNTDSQSSTSSHDAPINIKQEAIGLADELEKSLQNGDSELQGEEGTCGLCAKTFSRKSSLLSHMRNHSIDRKFICSYCQKGFTQAANLRNHERIHRNERPYVCNECGKAFTQVTNLNNHTRLHTGERPFVCIEANCGRSFAQVTNLNNHMKTHHKIQQYVCNQCPKKFTQQSHLSQHMKTHGVYPFKCNHCDEKFFQVSHLTQHMKTHDEFKFKCNVCFSAFNQESMLRKHMQKHTDDSRHLLCPIPSCSEMFADKDLLTKHLETDHAKIDAVQQQVPVKRVYAGKYNCYFEGCNEYFDDAEKLNEHLISTHALLHKDLEARSKMNLMFLEQIKNQMTEQYVASLGAAVHQPHNSIIMGNKPRPLNNDGPAVMVEYATINGKINENDFKTIYFSQEKKPKIHDGQVRLS, encoded by the exons atggaaaatatatGCAGCGTCTGTTTTTCGGCCGCTGAA CTATATCAAATATCTGGTTTCACTTTGCCGATGTGCTTAAAATGTTCAgaacaatttacgacaaagGGAATTACGATTAACTCATTGAACTTTTATCAAACTCTTCAACAACAACCAGTGACGGCAACTATTACAAGTCAACAAATAAACAGTGTGACTGTTCCAATAACCGTTCAGCTGAGCGCGTCCACTACGAATCAACCAACAAATTTATCTCGTGCCACCGACATGAACACAGACTCTCAATCATCGACATCGTCTCACGATGCACCCATTAACATTAAGCAGGAAGCGATTGGCCTAGCCGACGAACTGGAAAAATCGCTACAGAACGGAGAT AGTGAATTACAGGGAGAGGAAGGAACGTGCGGACTGTGTGCCAAAACATTCTCCAGAAAATCATCTCTTCTCTCACACATGAGAAATCATTCGATAGACCGTAAGTTTATCTGTTCATACTGTCAGAAAGGATTCACGCAGGCCGCCAATCTTCGCAATCATGAACGAATTCACCGAAACGAAAG GCCATATGTGTGCAATGAGTGCGGAAAGGCGTTTACTCAAGTGACCAATTTAAATAACCACACACGACTGCATACCGGCGAG AGACCATTCGTCTGTATAGAAGCCAACTGTGGCCGATCATTCGCGCAGGTAACTAATCTAAACAACCACATGAAAACTCATCATAAAATTCAACAGTACGTTTGCAACCAATGCCCGAAAAAATTTACTCAG caaAGCCATTTATCTCAACACATGAAAACCCATGGTGTGTATCCGTTCAAATGCAACCACTgtgatgaaaagtttttccaaGTGTCCCATTTAACGCAGCATATGAAAACGCACGacgaattcaaattcaaatgcaACGTGTGCTTTAGTGCCTTCAATCAGGAATCGATGCTGCGAAAACACATGCAAAAGCATACCGATGACAG CAGGCACTTGTTATGTCCAATTCCATCTTGTAGCGAAATGTTCGCCGACAAGGACTTATTGACCAAGCATCTGGAAACGGATCATGCCAAAATCGATGCGGTCCAGCAACAAGTCCCAGTGAAGCGGGTCTACGCTGGTAAATACAATTGTTACTTTGAAGGTTGTAACGAATATTTCGATGATGCGGAA AAACTCAACGAACATTTAATCAGCACACACGCACTGCTGCACAAAGATCTGGAAGCTCGAAGTAAAATGAATCTAATGTTTCTGGAACAAATTAAGAATCAAATGACCGAACAATATGTGGCCTCACTGGGTGCCGCTGTACATCAACCGCATAACAGTATTATTATGGGTAACAAACCGAGACCGCTGAACAATGACGGACCGGCAGTGATGGTAGAATATGCAACAATAAATggtaaaatcaatgaaaatgattttaagaCGATCTACTTTTCGCAGgagaaaaaaccgaaaattcatGACGGTCAAGTAAGATTAAGTTAA
- the LOC119074839 gene encoding zinc finger protein 568-like isoform X10 has translation MCLKCSEQFTTKGITINSLNFYQTLQQQPVTATITSQQINSVTVPITVQLSASTTNQPTNLSRATDMNTDSQSSTSSHDAPINIKQEAIGLADELEKSLQNGDSELQGEEGTCGLCAKTFSRKSSLLSHMRNHSIDRKFICSYCQKGFTQAANLRNHERIHRNERPYVCNECGKAFTQVTNLNNHTRLHTGERPFVCIEANCGRSFAQVTNLNNHMKTHHKIQQYVCNQCPKKFTQQSHLSQHMKTHGVYPFKCNHCDEKFFQVSHLTQHMKTHDEFKFKCNVCFSAFNQESMLRKHMQKHTDDSRHLLCPIPSCSEMFADKDLLTKHLETDHAKIDAVQQQVPVKRVYAGKYNCYFEGCNEYFDDAEKLNEHLISTHALLHKDLEARSKMNLMFLEQIKNQMTEQYVASLGAAVHQPHNSIIMGNKPRPLNNDGPAVMEKKPKIHDGQVRLS, from the exons ATGTGCTTAAAATGTTCAgaacaatttacgacaaagGGAATTACGATTAACTCATTGAACTTTTATCAAACTCTTCAACAACAACCAGTGACGGCAACTATTACAAGTCAACAAATAAACAGTGTGACTGTTCCAATAACCGTTCAGCTGAGCGCGTCCACTACGAATCAACCAACAAATTTATCTCGTGCCACCGACATGAACACAGACTCTCAATCATCGACATCGTCTCACGATGCACCCATTAACATTAAGCAGGAAGCGATTGGCCTAGCCGACGAACTGGAAAAATCGCTACAGAACGGAGAT AGTGAATTACAGGGAGAGGAAGGAACGTGCGGACTGTGTGCCAAAACATTCTCCAGAAAATCATCTCTTCTCTCACACATGAGAAATCATTCGATAGACCGTAAGTTTATCTGTTCATACTGTCAGAAAGGATTCACGCAGGCCGCCAATCTTCGCAATCATGAACGAATTCACCGAAACGAAAG GCCATATGTGTGCAATGAGTGCGGAAAGGCGTTTACTCAAGTGACCAATTTAAATAACCACACACGACTGCATACCGGCGAG AGACCATTCGTCTGTATAGAAGCCAACTGTGGCCGATCATTCGCGCAGGTAACTAATCTAAACAACCACATGAAAACTCATCATAAAATTCAACAGTACGTTTGCAACCAATGCCCGAAAAAATTTACTCAG caaAGCCATTTATCTCAACACATGAAAACCCATGGTGTGTATCCGTTCAAATGCAACCACTgtgatgaaaagtttttccaaGTGTCCCATTTAACGCAGCATATGAAAACGCACGacgaattcaaattcaaatgcaACGTGTGCTTTAGTGCCTTCAATCAGGAATCGATGCTGCGAAAACACATGCAAAAGCATACCGATGACAG CAGGCACTTGTTATGTCCAATTCCATCTTGTAGCGAAATGTTCGCCGACAAGGACTTATTGACCAAGCATCTGGAAACGGATCATGCCAAAATCGATGCGGTCCAGCAACAAGTCCCAGTGAAGCGGGTCTACGCTGGTAAATACAATTGTTACTTTGAAGGTTGTAACGAATATTTCGATGATGCGGAA AAACTCAACGAACATTTAATCAGCACACACGCACTGCTGCACAAAGATCTGGAAGCTCGAAGTAAAATGAATCTAATGTTTCTGGAACAAATTAAGAATCAAATGACCGAACAATATGTGGCCTCACTGGGTGCCGCTGTACATCAACCGCATAACAGTATTATTATGGGTAACAAACCGAGACCGCTGAACAATGACGGACCGGCAGTGATG gagaaaaaaccgaaaattcatGACGGTCAAGTAAGATTAAGTTAA